The Suncus etruscus isolate mSunEtr1 chromosome 14, mSunEtr1.pri.cur, whole genome shotgun sequence genome contains a region encoding:
- the TMEM150B gene encoding modulator of macroautophagy TMEM150B produces the protein MRGYLFLLPIFLAIWSIVGVWTVFGLAVVNEAVNISQVFPYISNCGAEPPQSCVFSQVLNVGAATVASICILRYYQLQDWGLRKRPNQAILCSGLLCALGTSIVGNFQHQHQRPTHLTGAFMAFFVGVSYFWLQLLFLRGLKTEPRLGAPWLQPLRLGLCSVGSVLMVAMVVLHVRGLRSAGAGCEWAAATILFALFGLLAVDFSDLQRCTLQLLPRSGACPGPCAPSSLQQLPPPEAF, from the exons ATGAGGGGCTACTTGTTCCTGCTGCCCATCTTCCTGGCCATCTGGTCTATTGTGGGCGTCTGGACTGT CTTCGGCCTGGCGGTGGTCAACGAGGCGGTCAACATCTCCCAGGTCTTCCCCTACATCAG TAACTGCGGGGCCGAGCCCCCCCAGAGCTGCGTCTTCAGCCAGGTGCTCAACGTGGGAGCTGCCACCG TCGCCAGCATCTGCATTCTCCGTTACTACCAGCTTCAGGATTGGGGGCTCAGGAAGCGGCCGAACCAGGCGATCTTGTGCAGCGGGCTCCTCTGCGCCCTGGGCACTTCCATCGTGGGGAATTTCCAG CATCAGCACCAGCGGCCCACACACCTGACGGGCGCCTTCATGGCTTTCTTCGTCGGCGTCTCCTACTTCTGGCTGCAGCTCCTCTTTCTCCGGGGGCTGAAGACGGAGCCCCGGCTGGGCGCGCCCTGGCTCCAACCCCTGCGTCTGGGCCTCTGCAGCGTCGGCTCCGTCCTCATGGTGGCCA TGGTGGTCCTGCACGTCCGGGGGCTGCGCTCGGCGGGCGCGGGCTGCGAGTGGGCGGCGGCCACGATCCTCTTCGCGCTCTTCGGCCTCCTGGCGGTGGACTTCTCGGACCTGCAGCGCTGCACCCTGCAGCTGCTGCCCCGCTCCGGCGCCTGCCCCGGGCCCTGCGCCCCGAGCTCCCTGCAGCAGCTGCCTCCGCCCGAAGCCTTCTGA